The sequence below is a genomic window from Dehalococcoidia bacterium.
ATAATGCATTCAAATAAAACTGATAATTTACCAAAAATATTAGTTCCCATAGATCATCCTGATCCTTATAAATTATTTATTTCAGGTACAGGATTAACTCACACTGGATCTGTAAAATCTAGAGATATGATGCATAATGAAAATGAACTCAAGAAAGATCAAACAGATTCAGCAAAAATGTTTCAAATGGGTATAGAGGGCGGCAAACCAAAAGAAGGTAATACTGGAGTGGCTCCAGAATGGTTTTACAAAGGTAATGGGACTAATTTGAAAGGCCCAAATGAAGAATTAGAGATCCCTGATTTCTCACTAGATGGAGGAGAAGAACCAGAAATTATAGGATGTTATATTATTGATTTTCAAGGCAATCCTGTAAGAATCGGATTTTCACTTGGCAATGAGTTTTCTGATCATGAAACTGAGCAGATAAATTATCTTTATTTAGCGCATTCAAAAATGAGAAATTGTTCTATTGGGCCAGAGCTTGACACAAGACTTGAATTTAAGGATATTTCTATTAGTTGTGAAATTGACAGAGATGGATCAAAAATTTATGAAAGTGGAATCTTGAAATCAGGAGAAGAATATATGTCTCACAGTTTAGACAATATGGAGTATCATCATTTCAAGTACGATATTCATAGACGTCCAGGTGATATACACTTACACTTTTTTGGAACTAGTCAACTATCTTATTCAACAAGAGATTGGAAATTTAATTCTGGTGATGAGATTACTATTTCTTCTCCGGAATTTATAGGGCAACTTAAGAATCGAGTAATTAAGAAAAAATCTAAAGAATTTATAATAAAGAAAGTCTAGGATTTTGACTTCTAATATGTTTTCCAATAAATTTTATCTGATTGCATTAGCTATATTATTACCTACATCGATTAATTTATCTATTACTCAATTTCTAACTCCAATACTAAATGCTTTTATGGTAAGAAGTATAAATCCTGAATTATCAATTAGCGTGTTCTCTATTGCAATGTCCATACTTTTCTTAATTTCTCTTCCTCAATTAAGAGTTCAACATTTGACAATAGTTTATTTTAAGAACTATA
It includes:
- a CDS encoding sugar transporter, encoding MKLIQLSNSENSRIVGVLFENKIFNITEINKNLSTTYELINYSLSSDLSLENIITNLLEKAPALKYSYDEIMHSNKTDNLPKILVPIDHPDPYKLFISGTGLTHTGSVKSRDMMHNENELKKDQTDSAKMFQMGIEGGKPKEGNTGVAPEWFYKGNGTNLKGPNEELEIPDFSLDGGEEPEIIGCYIIDFQGNPVRIGFSLGNEFSDHETEQINYLYLAHSKMRNCSIGPELDTRLEFKDISISCEIDRDGSKIYESGILKSGEEYMSHSLDNMEYHHFKYDIHRRPGDIHLHFFGTSQLSYSTRDWKFNSGDEITISSPEFIGQLKNRVIKKKSKEFIIKKV